GAGTTGTCTTTATTGAGGATGAATTTATCCAACATTTTTTTTACTCTCTACAACCGCTCCTTCACAAGATTATCCACAACCGAGGGGTCGGCAAGGGTTGATGTGTCGCCGAGGTCGCCTACATCACCCTTGGCTATCTTTCTTAGGATCCTTCTCATTATCTTTCCGCTCCTTGTCTTAGGCAGGCCGGGGGCAAACTGCATCTTATCCGGCGTTGCAATGGGGCCGATCTCCTTTCTTATATGGCCGATCAATTTCTTTTTAAGGTCTTCGGAAGGCTCCCGCCCTTCTTTAAGCGTGACATAAACATAGATGCCTTCACCCTTGATATCATGAGGATACCCGACAACTGCCGCTTCAGCAACAGCTTCATGGCTGACGAGCGCTGACTCAACCTCTGCGGTGCCGAGCCTGTGGCCTGAGATATTAATGACATCATCGATCCTGCCCATAAGCCAGTAATCGCCGTCCTCATCAAATCTCGCCCCGTCGCCCGAGAGATAATTCCCCGGGAATTGCGAGAAGTAAACTTCTTTAACGCGTTTCTGTTCGGGATCGCCGTATGTACCCCTGATCATCCCGGGCCATGGCTTTTCAATGAGGAGATATCCTCCTTCGTTAACACCGGAAGCGGAACCATCCTGTTTTACTATTTTAGGAACGACACCGAAGAACGGCCTGTTTGCAGAACCGGGCTTGAGCGTCATTGCGCCCGGAAGCGGCGTTATAAGGATGCCGCCTGTCTCGGTTTGCCACCAGGTGTCAACTATCGGAAGTTTACCTTTGCCTACATGCGTGTGATACCACATCCATGCCTCAGGATTTATCGGCTCGCCAACAGAACCGAGGAGTTTAAGAGAAGAGAGATCGTATTTGTCCACCCATTTTTCGCCTTCCTTCATAAGCGCCCTGATGACGGTCGGGGCCGTGTATATCTGGTTTACTCCGTGTTTGTCGCAAATCTCCCAGAACCTTCCGGGATTCGGATATGTAGGCACGCCCTCAAACATAAGGCTCGTTGCCCCTTCTGAAAGAGGCCCGTAGACAATGTAGCTGTGACCTGTGACCCAGCCGATGTCTGCTGTGCAGAACCAGGTGTCTTCTTCATGATAATCAAATATGTATTTAAAGGTTAGGTTTGTATAGACCAGGTAACCGCCTGTTGTGTGGAGCACACCCTTGGGCTTTCCTGTTGATCCGGATGTGTACAGAATGAAGAGCGGGTCTTCAGCATCCATCTGCTCGGGTTCGCAGTAATTGCTTATGTCTTCTGCTTCCATCTCTTCATGCCACCAGAGGTCACGGCCTTCTTTCATTGTAGCGCCGTCAGTCCTCTTGACCGCTATTATCTTTTCTACCGTCGGACATTCCTCAGCAGCCAGGTCGGCATTTGCTTTAAGGGGAACATTTTTCCCGCCCCTTACTCCATGATCTGATGTGATGACCATCCTGGCGCCGCAGTCCTGTATCCTGTCCCTGAGAGCATTTGAACTGAACCCGCCGAATACGATACTGTGAATAGCGCCTATCCTCGCGCATCCGAGCATTGCGACCGCAAGCTCCGGTATCATAGGCATATATATCGCAACCCTGTCACCCTTGCGGATGCCGTTCTTCCTGAGCACATTGGCGAACCTGTTCACCTCAAGATGAAGCTGCCCGTAAGTATAGGTCTTGTATGAGCTGTCGTCAGCCTCCCATATGATCGCCGCCTTATTTCTTCTCCCTGCCTTTAAGTGGCGGTCAAGGCAGTTGACCGAGGCGTTCAGCTTTCCGCCGGGGAACCACTTGATTTCAGGCTTGCTGAAGTTATATTCAAGAACCTTGTCCCACTTTTTATACCATGTAATATTTTTTTCAGCGATCTCTCCCCAGAAGCCTTCCATATCATCAACTGAACGTTTATATAGCTTTTCATACTCTTCCATGCTCTTGATGTGCGCCTTTCCGCTGAACTCCTCTGAAGGCGGGAATGTCCTTTTTTCTGACATTAAGACCTGAATTGATTTCTCTTCCGGCATATAAAATTCCTCCTTGAAAAGTATCGTGCTATGGTATTTATCTTAAAAAGAGACTCTGGATTCCCGCTTGTGCAGGAATGACAAAGCCTTATTATCTTACATCTTCAGGCATCTTCTTGCTATCATCCCGGGCATAGTCTCTTTTGCCCTCAGGGCGCCGTGGGGACAGACCTCTATGCAGCAGTAACACCTTATGCATTTTTCATAGTTAAAATCAATTCTCTTTTTTGCGCGGCTTATCGCTTTTGCGGGACAGTACTTCCAGCATTCACCGCAGAGTTTGCACATCTTGTCATTGCATACAGGCCGTTGGGTTAAATGGCTTCTCATAAAGCTGTGAAACCTTTTCGGGCCGAACATTCCTGAGGTTGTCTGCGGAAACTTAAAATCTCTTATCTCAGGCATCGTCCCTTCGATCTCAACCTCTTCATCTGCCAGCCCATACTCAATAGCGATCTTGTTGGTCAATAACTTCTCAGGTTTGATCCCAAGCATCCTGCATAAAGCGATATCCAAAGCTACGGTGTCCCGGCTGCCTGCGATTATGCCGATCTCCCTCGGCTCACCGCTCCTGCCGGGCCCCTGTCCCTCCATCCCGAGGATCCCGTCGATTATTGTTACAGAGGGTTTGACAGCTTGATAGATCCTGACGAGCAGCCTTGCAAAGAGCTCTCTCTCCATGCCCGCTCTCAAATGCCATTCGGGCTTCTTCATCCCGACTATGCAGCCGAAGAGGTTTTTTACTCCAAGCGTAAGGAGCATCTGCGAATGGGTCTTTAATTTCGGGAGGTTTATGAAGAGGTCGGCATTCAACGCCTCTTCAGCTATCTCGATCTTGCCGAATGGTTTGCCTGCTTCAATAGAGACGCTTTTTTTAAATTCGCTAAACTCAACATCAAGGCCTTCAAGAGCGCTTCTGGCCCCGCTCTCAACAAGTATCTTTTCAAAAGAGCCCGTGGCAGGGCTGTCCGAGATAACTGGATGAGCGCCCATATAAAGCACATACTCCGCAGCCGCTTTAATGATCAAAGGGTGGGTTACTATCGCCTTATCAGGAGGTGCCGGAGCAAGGAAGTTCGGCTTTATCAGCACACGGCTTCCCTTCTGAACCATACCTCCTGCCACTGCGTCAAAGAGATCAAAGAAAGCCGGCTTTAATGTCTTATAGTCGTATGACGCGTTCCTGATTATTACCTTTGCCATAGTTATCTATCTTAACAAAATCAAAAACAGTTAGACATTTTCCGGCATTTGATGATACCGTATTAAAATGAAAACGGGCGTCTTTCAATTTGATACGGCATTCGGGGAAAAAGATAGGAACCTGAAGAAGGTTGCGGCTGCATTAAAAGATATTGACCTTCAGCTCCTTGTCCTGCCGGAGCTTTTTGCCACAGGCTACCAGTTCAGGTCACATGATGAGGTGGCGGAACTTTCTGAAACTGTTAAGGGCGGGCAGACAACAGAGTTTCTCTGTGATATGTCCAGAGAAAAGGGCATCTATATCGTTGCCGGGCTTCCTGAAAGGGGCGGAGATAAATTTTATAACTCTGCCGTGCTCACAGGGCCTGAAGGATTGATAGGCACATACCGCAAGACCCATCTCTATTTTGAAGAGACATTATACTTCACGCCCGGAGATACAGGCTTCAGGGTGTGGGATACAAAGATAGGGAAGATAGGTGTCATGATCTGCTATGACTGGTTCTTCCCGGAATCATTGAGATGCCTTGCCGTTGAGGGCGCGGAGATAGTCGCGCACCCTTCAAACCTTGTGCTTCCATACTGCCCTGATTCCATACATGTAAGGGCGCTCGAGAACAGGGTATTCACTGTCACCGCAAACCGTATCGGCATTGAAGACAGAACAAGCGGCAAGCCGCTGAAGTTCATAGGAAGGAGCCTGATAGTTTCACCATATGGAAAAGTGCTGGCAAAGGCGTCTGACAGGGATGAGGCAATTATAGTCGCAGATATCAATCCTTCGGACGCCAGGGACAAATCAATGAACGTTTATAATGATATTTTTGGCGACAGAAGGCCGGATATGTACGGAGCCCTGCTTAAAAGATAATTTATTAACAGTGAGTTGTAATATTGCCTGCTTCCAGTTACTGCTGAACATGCTGCGTATGTGGAAAAGCTTCCGTCCATCCATACAGACCCGTTTGACCGTATCCTGATCTCTCAGGCAAAGTGCGAGCCTATGATGTTTATCACCCATGATGCTCTGTTGTCCGGTTATGGTGAGCTGATTATGGTAATTTGATAATAAAGCAAATCAGGCTGTTCATCACCTCTCACGATCAGTCGGCCGATCATCCTCATAATGTTCCCGATACCATTTGGTGTAATGATGTTTTGCCCAGTGCCTGTCAACAAAGCCTGTTATCATGCCTTCAAGCCCGATGCGGCTTGCGGGATTTATCAGCGCCATATAGATATGTCCTGCTATCAGCGGAACGACTATCATCGCCATAAGGAAATGCAGAACCCATGATATAAAAGCGACATCGGTCAGCCATACCAGAAGGCCGGTCAGTATGTAAAGCGGGTATGTCGCCATGAGGTTCATGAAGTTGATCTTTTCCGCGGCATTGAACTTGCCCTGCTCAGGGAGCACGAACTTTTTGCTTACTGCGGCAAGCCCCATGAGTGAGAGCCATCTCAGGTCTTCAATCGTCCAGACCCATGCCTGCCTTATGTTGTAAAAATATATCCTGTGATCCCCTTTGCTTTTCATCACCGCTATAAGTGGAAGAAATATCAGGAACATGCCTGATATCCTGTGCGCCCAGGAGAACAACGCGCGGTAAGGACGCTGCGGGTCAGGGTTGTAGACGATGACCATCACAAGCGCTGTTGCCATGCATACGAGGAACGGCACCGCCAGCGCCCAGTGCAGAGACCTCTCTGATTTTCTGAAGCGCAATATCTTTTCTGAAACCGGGATATCATCTATAATCTTATTTTCATCACCCTCGCTCATTTACACACTCTCCTTTCCGTCAGTATCTTCATAATACTTAGAACTTATATCCGACCTTTGTGAATATGGATGTGTTGTAATAATCATCTTCCTGATAACGCTCGGCAGAAACAAACAGGTCATAGCTCTTATTTATCCTCCAGGCAAGCGACGTCCCGTAAGTCAGGGTATTGTTTGTAAAGCCTGAACCGCCGCTTTGAAGCTCCTCGAGCTCCTTGCTTATATAAACTGAAGCATCCACATCTTCAAGTATCCTGTGCGAGACCTCCGCCCGGAATTCATTCGAAATTGAATCAAAATTATCTACATGGGTATAATTGCCTGAGATATCAAAGCCATGGAGATCGCTTTTCTTCATTCCTGCCGTGTATCTCAGCGCCTCCGCGTCGTCTTCCCCTCTTTTCTGATATGCCACAGACCCGAATATCTTCAGGCCTCTTGAGATGTTGTAATCAACCTTGAAGCCTGTCCTTGCGAGGGAGTTGAAGTCATAGAAATAGTCATCATAATAATCTATCTTGAAATAATCCTTTGCAGACGCATACAGTTTCACAGCCCTGTAATAGCTGTGAAAGAGCGTGAACCTCAGGTCTCTGGAATATGCGTACAATGCATTAAGGTTGAGGTTCTCAAGGTTTATCATATCATTCAATTGATTTCTGCTCGCGACCGCGATGGCATTGAGCTGAAGTTTTTCGATCGGGCTGGAGTCAAGCTGCATGGACGCGTACTCCCTGTCGGTCTCTCCTTTATATCTCATGTTCTCATAGCCCATCTTCAGATCGTACTTCTCCTTGTCTATTTCGCCGTAGACCCCGATGCTCGTGAATTTGGAGTTAAAGGAGCTGTCATACCTGTCAGGCGCGAGGCCGCCGAATATGCCTATGCCGATATCATCGGTAATGAGATATTTAACATTGAGGCCGTCAATATATGAGTTGTACATCTCCTCTATATACTGCCTGCCCAGAACGGCTTTAAGCTTTCCATCCGGAAATTTATATCCTGCCCAGAGTTCCATCAACTTGAATTCAGGCGAGTCTTCATGCAGGTCGCCGTCAAATATCTTTCCTCTTATTCTCCCGTTAAAATTAAAATACCACCCCGGCTCTTTGGCTTCATCTTTATATATCCTTATCCTGGATGAGAGGACATGAAGATCGCTGCTCTCGCTGTCGAAAGAATAGTAATCGCTTAATGAGAGCCGCCCTTTTATCTCCTCTGCGTATGCAGATAAAGGCAGGAGTGTCAGCAGCATCACAAACATCAGCATCTTTAAGATAGTTTTAAAATGTTTCATATTCATCTCTCCTTTTTTAATCATCGTCAGCTCCTTCCCATGTATTAATGTTATGACAACGCAGACAGTCAGTAGGATTGTTCGGATGCTCCCTCGCGTGATCGCTTGAATGGCATCTGTAACAGTTATCCTCGCTGGTTCCGACATACGGCCCGGGATAACCGGCCTGATGACAAGCCGAACAGTCGAGCGACACATGAGCTCCCTGCAACTGAAAACTCTGATGGCTGACCGCACCGCTCCAAGTGTTGTTATTATGGCAGAGCAGACAGTCAGTAGGATTGTTCGGATGCTCCCTCGCGTGATCGCTTGAATGGCATCTGTAGCAGTTATCCTCACTGGTGCCTGCATATTGTCCGGGGTAACCGCTGCTGTGACATGACGCGCAATCTAAGGACACATGTGCGCCTTGCAATTGGAAACTCTGATGGCTTGTTGCGCCGCTCCAGGTGTTGTTGTTATGGCAGAGCAGACAGTCAGTCGGATTGTTCGGATGCTCTCTCGCGTGATCGCTTGAATGGCATCTGTAACAGTTATCCTCGCTGGTTCCGACATACGGCCCGGGATAACCGGCCTGATGACAAGCCGAACAGTCGAGCGACACATGAGCTCCCTGCAACTGGAAACTCTGATGGCTGACCGCGCCGCTCCAGGTGATTCCATTATGGCACTGCGTACAGTCTCTTGGAAGTGACGGATGCTCCTGAGTATGTTGAGAGCTATGGCATGTATAACAGTCATCAGGGCCCGCCCCGGCATACTTTCCAGGATATCCGCTATTGTGACATGACGCGCAATCCAAGGCTGTATGCGCACCTGTGAATGAAAAATTCTGATGGCCGTATTTCGCGTTTGCCCAGCTGAATTCAGAATGGCAGTCTGTGCATGCGGTGCTGAAGTTCAGGGCTGTATGCGAAGGCGAAGCTATCCGCTCAAATTTGCTTGCCGCGACGCCTGAAGCTGAATGGCAGCTATAGCAATCATCTCCTGATAAACTGATATTATCCTTGTGGCATGTCATGCAGTCATTCTTC
This genomic stretch from Nitrospirota bacterium harbors:
- the acs gene encoding acetate--CoA ligase; the protein is MPEEKSIQVLMSEKRTFPPSEEFSGKAHIKSMEEYEKLYKRSVDDMEGFWGEIAEKNITWYKKWDKVLEYNFSKPEIKWFPGGKLNASVNCLDRHLKAGRRNKAAIIWEADDSSYKTYTYGQLHLEVNRFANVLRKNGIRKGDRVAIYMPMIPELAVAMLGCARIGAIHSIVFGGFSSNALRDRIQDCGARMVITSDHGVRGGKNVPLKANADLAAEECPTVEKIIAVKRTDGATMKEGRDLWWHEEMEAEDISNYCEPEQMDAEDPLFILYTSGSTGKPKGVLHTTGGYLVYTNLTFKYIFDYHEEDTWFCTADIGWVTGHSYIVYGPLSEGATSLMFEGVPTYPNPGRFWEICDKHGVNQIYTAPTVIRALMKEGEKWVDKYDLSSLKLLGSVGEPINPEAWMWYHTHVGKGKLPIVDTWWQTETGGILITPLPGAMTLKPGSANRPFFGVVPKIVKQDGSASGVNEGGYLLIEKPWPGMIRGTYGDPEQKRVKEVYFSQFPGNYLSGDGARFDEDGDYWLMGRIDDVINISGHRLGTAEVESALVSHEAVAEAAVVGYPHDIKGEGIYVYVTLKEGREPSEDLKKKLIGHIRKEIGPIATPDKMQFAPGLPKTRSGKIMRRILRKIAKGDVGDLGDTSTLADPSVVDNLVKERL
- a CDS encoding DUF362 domain-containing protein, whose protein sequence is MAKVIIRNASYDYKTLKPAFFDLFDAVAGGMVQKGSRVLIKPNFLAPAPPDKAIVTHPLIIKAAAEYVLYMGAHPVISDSPATGSFEKILVESGARSALEGLDVEFSEFKKSVSIEAGKPFGKIEIAEEALNADLFINLPKLKTHSQMLLTLGVKNLFGCIVGMKKPEWHLRAGMERELFARLLVRIYQAVKPSVTIIDGILGMEGQGPGRSGEPREIGIIAGSRDTVALDIALCRMLGIKPEKLLTNKIAIEYGLADEEVEIEGTMPEIRDFKFPQTTSGMFGPKRFHSFMRSHLTQRPVCNDKMCKLCGECWKYCPAKAISRAKKRIDFNYEKCIRCYCCIEVCPHGALRAKETMPGMIARRCLKM
- a CDS encoding acyltransferase, with amino-acid sequence MKTGVFQFDTAFGEKDRNLKKVAAALKDIDLQLLVLPELFATGYQFRSHDEVAELSETVKGGQTTEFLCDMSREKGIYIVAGLPERGGDKFYNSAVLTGPEGLIGTYRKTHLYFEETLYFTPGDTGFRVWDTKIGKIGVMICYDWFFPESLRCLAVEGAEIVAHPSNLVLPYCPDSIHVRALENRVFTVTANRIGIEDRTSGKPLKFIGRSLIVSPYGKVLAKASDRDEAIIVADINPSDARDKSMNVYNDIFGDRRPDMYGALLKR
- a CDS encoding cytochrome b/b6 domain-containing protein, which codes for MSEGDENKIIDDIPVSEKILRFRKSERSLHWALAVPFLVCMATALVMVIVYNPDPQRPYRALFSWAHRISGMFLIFLPLIAVMKSKGDHRIYFYNIRQAWVWTIEDLRWLSLMGLAAVSKKFVLPEQGKFNAAEKINFMNLMATYPLYILTGLLVWLTDVAFISWVLHFLMAMIVVPLIAGHIYMALINPASRIGLEGMITGFVDRHWAKHHYTKWYREHYEDDRPTDRER